From Staphylococcus sp. IVB6214:
AAATGTTATACTCTTTATACATATAAGGCACTTCCTTTCATTGTTTTTGTGGTTATTAACAATTATACGGGAAGTGTTTTATTTTTTTAAATGATATCTATAAAAAAGGTCTAATTTAGTGTTTTTCGACACCAAATTAGACCTTTTTTGTAAAAGAGCTGGGAATTATGTCCCAGCCCCGTTTAGTGTTCAATCATGACTGTTGATTGAATATCGTATATATTACACATCTGTAGTGTAACTAAAAACGTAATTATATGTCAACCATTATGTCAAAATACTTTTTCCTATTAAACGATATTGTTAGCATTAGATACTTAATTTCTTGTCTTAAAACGTGTACCAGCCTAATTATTGTTCAACTTTTTGTTTACCAGAGCCTCGTTCACTAACGAATTGTTTATTGTAATAGTTACTATTCATACTAATCTCACTATCAAACTTCTCTAGACCATCTCGTTCAATCAACGTCGGTGTCTCTGAGAATAAGTCTGTCCCTAAACCAAGACGATCACCTTTAATTTCAACACCCATGCTCGATAAAATAGTTGGGAACATATCTAATGGTGCGAATTGACGGTTTTGTACTTTCTCAGGTTCTTTTGCGGGATTAATGATGAGATTAAAAATGTCACGTTTATAATCTGGATCAAAGTCTTTGAAGAACTTTTTATCCATGCTGAGATGATCACCTGTAATGACAATCGTTGTGTTTTCATAATAGGGCTGTTGTTGTAACCAGCGGACAAACGCTACCGCTTCTGATGTTGAGTAGGCAATAACATTCGCATATTGATTATCACGTGGTGTCGGTGTATTTTTTGACACGTATCCATCAGGGAAATGCGTATCTGCTGTTTCCATCGTAAAGTTGAAAGGCTTTCCTGTTTGTGACAAGCGTGTGATTTCCTGCTTCGCATAATTATACAGCTTATCATCTTCAAAGCCCCACCATACTTTGTAATCTTTCGGAATATAGCCATGATCACGTGCATATTTCCAATCCCAAATATTAAAATTACCATGTGATTTGAAATACGTTGTCAATCCACCAAAGTCAGCGTCTGCACCAAACATAATCGTTTGTTCATAACCTTCTTCATGCAAGATATCACCTATTCCACGAGCGCCTGGCAAGAAGTAACCTGACTTTCCGTAACTGTTTCCGTTCATCGGAATCTTCAGTGGAATACCCATGCCCATGTTCACCATGCCCGCTACGGACCAGCTTGAACCATACGTTTGATGTGGACCACCAAATGGATCTTTCGAGTCTGAGAAGTGCACACCTTCTTTCGATAGTTCTGTTAACTCAGACATTAAGTTTTCATTCATATAACCGCCTAGATTTTTCGATAAATAAGAGTTCTCAACAGATTCTAAATAAATATGTACTAAGTTTCGCTTTTTCTCTGGAAACTGATACTGTTTTGTTGTAGGTGTGACATAGTTTTGCTTAATATACTGTGAATCCTTCGCATAAGCTTCATACACTTCAGGTAAACGCAACTTTTGCGAACTATACGTAACACCTGTAACTAATACAACGAGCGAAACGAGCAACAGCAGTGTTCTCATCACTGTACGTTTCAATAAGGTGCGTTGTCGTTGTCCAATAACATCGTATCTGTTATACACGACTAGAATAAATAACGGTATTGCTAAGAAGAGTGCTTTTAAAATAGGTGTACGAAACATTTCTTCAACCATGCCATCCGATGTTCCTTTGATAGGTGACTTCAAGTTAAATAAAAACTGTTCCGGCGTAATATTACCGAAGTAGTCGATGAACCAATTTGAAAAATACACTGCAAGTAAACCGATAATTGCAAATAACATCGTAAAGATTTTGATTGTCACATCGAGCCAACGACGTTTCACTGTTGTGTGATGAAGTTGGACTTGTGTTTGACGTTGTAATAAATATTTAACTGCAATCCATAATGCACCAAATAGCAATGCGATGCCTATGTAATACAATGCGAATATTGACTGATATGTTGTACTTTCTACACTATCTGTACGTTTCAACACAAAAACAAATAGTCCAAGTGTGACGATATTAATAGTAATAAGGTAAAATAATCCCTTCTTAATGACACGCCCTATCGTTCTGTGTTGTTTTAAAACTGTGACATCGATTGCTGTGACTAAAAGCCCTGCTACAAGATAAATAATCCATTGCATCTGATGCGAATACCTCCTATTTGTCTACATAATCATTTTTATTTTACGTCGTCTTGTCCCCCTTGTCACATACTTTTGAGAAAAAACGATTTGACAAATCGATGTTTCACCTGATTCAACTCCGTCTATTCCGATAGTTAATTAAGGTCATTCAATATTGATAGTCACTGTCAACGTTCCTATCTCTCAACATTTCTAAAAACCTTGCCATATATTAACCATAAAAAGAACCCCACATATTTTGTTTTTAAAATATATGAAGTCCTGTTTAAATTGATAACTATCTCTTGTTTTTTCTAATTTTAGATTTTAAGAGCATCTACTTGTATTTTTGTACACTTGCATAACGTTCTACTGGCTGAGTGCTGTTTCAAGCGCTTTGTCACTCACAATATCGGGATGAATTGGGTTGTTTTCATAATATTTTCCTGTACGGTCTTTAATTTTATAATTCGTAATGTTCATTTGTGTCCCATCATAAAGTTGCAGTGTTGTATTAGCTGTCGTATACGTCGCAGTGTCTTTACCGATAAACTGTGTATGCGAGCGTCCTTTAAAAGCAAGGGCCGTAATCTCCCCAGAACTTGCTGTCTTATTGCCGATGAGTACATCCACCGGCGTGTCTAAGTCCTTGGACCCAGCTTTCATTTGTAACGG
This genomic window contains:
- a CDS encoding LTA synthase family protein — its product is MQWIIYLVAGLLVTAIDVTVLKQHRTIGRVIKKGLFYLITINIVTLGLFVFVLKRTDSVESTTYQSIFALYYIGIALLFGALWIAVKYLLQRQTQVQLHHTTVKRRWLDVTIKIFTMLFAIIGLLAVYFSNWFIDYFGNITPEQFLFNLKSPIKGTSDGMVEEMFRTPILKALFLAIPLFILVVYNRYDVIGQRQRTLLKRTVMRTLLLLVSLVVLVTGVTYSSQKLRLPEVYEAYAKDSQYIKQNYVTPTTKQYQFPEKKRNLVHIYLESVENSYLSKNLGGYMNENLMSELTELSKEGVHFSDSKDPFGGPHQTYGSSWSVAGMVNMGMGIPLKIPMNGNSYGKSGYFLPGARGIGDILHEEGYEQTIMFGADADFGGLTTYFKSHGNFNIWDWKYARDHGYIPKDYKVWWGFEDDKLYNYAKQEITRLSQTGKPFNFTMETADTHFPDGYVSKNTPTPRDNQYANVIAYSTSEAVAFVRWLQQQPYYENTTIVITGDHLSMDKKFFKDFDPDYKRDIFNLIINPAKEPEKVQNRQFAPLDMFPTILSSMGVEIKGDRLGLGTDLFSETPTLIERDGLEKFDSEISMNSNYYNKQFVSERGSGKQKVEQ